In Aegilops tauschii subsp. strangulata cultivar AL8/78 chromosome 3, Aet v6.0, whole genome shotgun sequence, one genomic interval encodes:
- the LOC120963057 gene encoding NADH-ubiquinone oxidoreductase chain 6 translates to MRLLAPAFKFHFKGGRRTMILSVLSSPALVSGLMVVRAKNAVHSVLFPILVFCDTSGLLILLGLDFSAMISPVVHIGAIAVSFLFMVMMFNIQIAEIHEEVLRYLLVSGIIGLIFWWEMFIILDNGTIPLLPTHRNMTSLRYTVYGGKVRSWTNLETLGNLLYTYYSVWFLVSSLTLLVAMIGAIVLTMHRTTKVKRQDVFR, encoded by the coding sequence ATgcgtcttcttgctccagcatTCAAGTTCCATTTCAAGGGAGGACGACGTACCATGATACTTTCTGTTTTGTCGAGCCCTGCTTTGGTCTCTGGTTTGATGGTTGTACGTGCTAAAAATGCGGTACATTCTGTTTTGTTTCCCATCCTAGTCTTTTGCGACACTTCTGGTTTACTTATTTTGTTAGGTCTCGACTTCTCCGCTATGATCTCCCCAGTAGTTCATATAGGAGCTATTGCCGTTTCATTCCTATTCATGGTTATGATGTTCAATATTCAAATAGCGGAGATTCACGAAGAAGTATTGCGCTATTTACTAGTGAGTGGTATTATTGGACTGATCTTTTGGTgggaaatgttcatcattttaGATAATGGAACCATTCCATTACTACCAACCCACAGAAATATGACCTCTCTGAGATATACGGTTTATGGCGGAAAGGTACGAAGTTGGACTAATTTGGAAACATTGGGCAATTTGCTTTATACCTACTATTCCGTCTGGTTTTTGGTTTCTAGTCTGACTTTATTAGTAGCTATGATTGGGGCTATAGTACTTACTATGCATAGGACTACAAAGGTGAAAAGACAGGATGTATTCCGATGA